The Procambarus clarkii isolate CNS0578487 chromosome 24, FALCON_Pclarkii_2.0, whole genome shotgun sequence genome includes a region encoding these proteins:
- the LOC138368113 gene encoding adhesive plaque matrix protein-like has product MMSSSLFVVVLGVVAAVGADPSYPQSAPCYPKTQYVTQYQTQVQQVPVYTTVYKTQVVPTTHYQTQYQTQYVTKYQTQYVPQYVTETVYKTQVQYQTQYVTKYQTQYQTQYVTKTEYVPQYITQTQYQTQYVTQTQYQTVYKTEYVPQYVTKTLVQYQTQYQTQVVPEYHTVTKTQQTYKTVCPKPSYGYSY; this is encoded by the exons ATGATGTCATCAagtttgtttgtggtggtgttgggtgtggtggcagcggtgggggcTGACCCCAGCTACCCCCAATCCGCCCCCTGCTACCCCAAGACCCAGTACGTCACCCAGTACCAGACGCAGGTCCAGCAG GTTCCTGTGTATACGACTGTATACAAGACCCAGGTCgtccccaccacacactaccagaccCAGTACCAGACCCAGTACGTGACCAAGTACCAGACCCAGTACGTTCCCCAGTACGTCACCGAGACCGTCTACAAGACCCAAGTCCAGTACCAGACCCAGTACGTAACCAAATACCAGACCCAGTACCAGACCCAATACGTCACCAAGACCGAGTATGTCCCCCAATACATCACTCAGACCCAATACCAAACCCAGTACGTTACACAGACCCAGTACCAGACCGTGTACAAGACCGAATACGTCCCCCAGTACGTCACCAAGACCCTGGTACAGTACCAGACCCAGTACCAGACCCAAGTGGTCCCAGAGTACCACACGGTCACCAAGACCCAGCAGACCTACAAGACGGTCTGCCCCAAGCCCTCCTACGGCTACAGCTACTGA